In Sorghum bicolor cultivar BTx623 chromosome 8, Sorghum_bicolor_NCBIv3, whole genome shotgun sequence, one genomic interval encodes:
- the LOC8079892 gene encoding UDP-N-acetylglucosamine transferase subunit ALG14 homolog isoform X1 has protein sequence MDLHAGAKMGLNAAAAAFYAFPVLISVLTVRFFYVLWHSGQPVSRPRATGLRCLIVLGSGGHTAEMMNILTTLQKDRFTPRYYVAALTDNMSLQKAQVYEQSLIQSDGAKTAENAHFMQIYRSREVGQSYITSIATTLLATLHAMWLVIRIRPQVIFCNGPGTCFPLCVSAFLLKVLGLGWSSIFYIESIARVKKLSLSGLLLYKLRIADQFFVQWPQLQHKYPRACYAGRLM, from the exons ATGGATCTCCACGCCGGAGCAAAG ATGGGTCTCAACGCCGCGGCGGCTGCCTTCTACGCCTTTCCAGTACTCATCTCTGTGCTCACAGTCCGCTTCTTCTATGTGCTGTGGCACAGTGGCCAACCAGTGTCGAGGCCGCGTGCCACTGGATTGCGTTGTCTCATAGTCCTTGGCTCCG GAGGGCATACCGCAGAAATGATGAATATTTTAACAACACTTCAGAAGGATAGGTTCACACCAAGATACTATGTGGCTGCACTTACTGACAACATGAGTCTTCAAAAGGCACAGGTCTATGAACAGTCACTTATTCAG AGCGATGGAGCGAAGACTGCCGAGAATGCTCATTTCATGCAGATATACCGTAGTCGTGAAGTAGGCCAATCTTATATTACATCCATCGCAACTACATTGCTAGCCACATTGCATGCTATGTGGCTAGTAATAAGAATCAGACCACAAGTG ATATTTTGCAATGGTCCAGGGACATGCTTTCCTCTATGCGTCTCAGCTTTCCTTCTGAAG GTGCTTGGTTTGGGATGGTCCTCCATTTTCTACATTGAAAGCATTGCAAGAGTGAAGAAGCTATCACTGAGCGGTTTACTGTTGTACAAGCTACGGATAGCTGACCAGTTCTTTGTGCAGTGGCCCCAGCTGCAGCATAAGTATCCTCGAGCATGCTATGCAGGTCGTTTGATGTAA
- the LOC8079892 gene encoding UDP-N-acetylglucosamine transferase subunit ALG14 homolog isoform X2, whose product MGLNAAAAAFYAFPVLISVLTVRFFYVLWHSGQPVSRPRATGLRCLIVLGSGGHTAEMMNILTTLQKDRFTPRYYVAALTDNMSLQKAQVYEQSLIQSDGAKTAENAHFMQIYRSREVGQSYITSIATTLLATLHAMWLVIRIRPQVIFCNGPGTCFPLCVSAFLLKVLGLGWSSIFYIESIARVKKLSLSGLLLYKLRIADQFFVQWPQLQHKYPRACYAGRLM is encoded by the exons ATGGGTCTCAACGCCGCGGCGGCTGCCTTCTACGCCTTTCCAGTACTCATCTCTGTGCTCACAGTCCGCTTCTTCTATGTGCTGTGGCACAGTGGCCAACCAGTGTCGAGGCCGCGTGCCACTGGATTGCGTTGTCTCATAGTCCTTGGCTCCG GAGGGCATACCGCAGAAATGATGAATATTTTAACAACACTTCAGAAGGATAGGTTCACACCAAGATACTATGTGGCTGCACTTACTGACAACATGAGTCTTCAAAAGGCACAGGTCTATGAACAGTCACTTATTCAG AGCGATGGAGCGAAGACTGCCGAGAATGCTCATTTCATGCAGATATACCGTAGTCGTGAAGTAGGCCAATCTTATATTACATCCATCGCAACTACATTGCTAGCCACATTGCATGCTATGTGGCTAGTAATAAGAATCAGACCACAAGTG ATATTTTGCAATGGTCCAGGGACATGCTTTCCTCTATGCGTCTCAGCTTTCCTTCTGAAG GTGCTTGGTTTGGGATGGTCCTCCATTTTCTACATTGAAAGCATTGCAAGAGTGAAGAAGCTATCACTGAGCGGTTTACTGTTGTACAAGCTACGGATAGCTGACCAGTTCTTTGTGCAGTGGCCCCAGCTGCAGCATAAGTATCCTCGAGCATGCTATGCAGGTCGTTTGATGTAA